A window of Vulpes lagopus strain Blue_001 chromosome 21, ASM1834538v1, whole genome shotgun sequence contains these coding sequences:
- the CAPZA3 gene encoding F-actin-capping protein subunit alpha-3, giving the protein MSLSVLSRKEKERVIRRLLIQAPPGEFVNAFDDLCLLIRDEKLMHHQGECAGHQHCQKYSLPLCIDGNPVLLSHHNVMGDYRFFDYQSKLSFKFDLLQNQLRDIQSHGIIRNETEYLRNVVLCALKLYVNDHYPTGNCNVLRKSVKNKEFLIACIEDHSYETRDCWNGLWKSKWIFQINPFLTQVTGRIFVQAHFFRAVNLHIEISKDLKESLEVVNQAQLALNFARLVEEQENIFQAAVLEELQELSNEALRKILRRDLPVTRTLIDWQRILSDLNLVMYPKLGYVIYSRSVLCNWII; this is encoded by the coding sequence ATGTCACTTAGTGTTCTgagtaggaaagagaaagaaagagtaattCGCAGACTGTTAATACAAGCTCCTCCAGGGGAATTTGTAAACGCTTTTGATGATCTCTGTCTGCTTATCCGTGATGAAAAACTCATGCACCATCAAGGTGAGTGTGCAGGCCACCAACACTGCCAAAAATACTCTTTACCACTCTGCATCGATGGAAATCCAGTACTCTTATCTCACCACAACGTAATGGGTGACTACCGATTTTTTGACTATCAAAGCAAACTTTCTTTCAAATTCGACCTGCTTCAAAACCAGCTAAGAGACATCCAAAGTCACGGTATCATTCGGAATGAGACAGAATACCTGAGAAATGTTGTTCTGTGCGCCTTAAAACTGTATGTGAATGACCACTATCCAACAGGAAATTGCAACGTGCTGAGAAAATCGGTGAAAAATAAGGAGTTCTTGATAGCCTGCATTGAGGATCACAGCTATGAAACAAGAGATTGCTGGAATGGCCTTTGGAAATCTAAGTGGATTTTCCAAATAAATCCATTTCTAACCCAAGTAACAGGAAGAATTTTTGTGCAAGCTCATTTCTTCAGGGCTGTCAACCTTCATATTGAAATCTCCAAGGACCTGAAAGAAAGCTTGGAAGTAGTTAACCAAGCTCAACTGGCTTTAAATTTTGCGAGGCTTGTGGAAGAGCAAGAGAATATATTTCAAGCTGCAGTCTTAGAAGAATTACAGGAGTTATCGAACGAAGCCCTGAGAAAAATTCTACGAAGAGATCTTCCAGTGACCCGCACTCTTATTGACTGGCAAAGGATACTCTCTGACTTGAATCTGGTGATGTATCCTAAATTAGGATATGTCATTTATTCAAGAAGTGTGTTATGCAACTGGATAATATAA